From the genome of Carnobacterium viridans:
GAAGTATTTCTTCACTTCATCGACTACTTCATATCCTAAATTCGTACGTGCATCCAACATAGTCAATAAGACACCTTCAATTTTCAATTCAGGGTTAAAATGTTTTTGAACTAGGCGAACCGTGTTTAACAATTGACTTAATCCTTCTAAAGCATAATATTCACATTGAACAGGAATCAGAATAGAGTCACTTGCAGTGAAGGCATTGATCGTCAAATGTCCCAGTGATGGGGGACAGTCAATCAATATATAATCGTAATCGTCTTTTACCTTTTCTAACGCTTGCTTCAGTCTAGATTCTCTAGCCATTTGTGAGGTTAATTCAATTTCTGCGCCTGCTAATTGAATTGTAGCTGGTACGACCCACAAATTCTCTCTTGAAGACGGCAGAACGACATCTTTAACAAGTGTTTCGTTTACTAAAATATCATAGATATCTTTTTCAACATCTGACTTGCGTACGCCTAAACCACTTGTTGCATTTCCTTGAGCATCAATATCAACTAATAATATTTTTTTACCAAAATACGCTAAACAAGCACCTAAGTTGACTGTTGTCGTTGTCTTACCAACTCCGCCTTTTTGATTTGCGACTGATATAATTCGTGCCATCCTATTTCCTCCATCTGTGTTTAATATCCCTAGTAACTTTATCGACACTGATTCAAGTGCAATAAACAAAAATAAGAGAAAAATTACATCTTGCGTATTTTTCTCCTACGCATTTGTTCAAAATGAATTTTTTTCATTTATCGCTCTCTATTCACTTATCTTTTTTTATTTCAATTGTAATGCGGTAAACATCTTCTAGATCTTCTTCTATTGCTTCTAAAGGCATACCTGTTTCTTTTATCAGTTCAACTGACTTATTGATTGTATTTAAAGCTAATCGAAGAT
Proteins encoded in this window:
- a CDS encoding ParA family protein: MARIISVANQKGGVGKTTTTVNLGACLAYFGKKILLVDIDAQGNATSGLGVRKSDVEKDIYDILVNETLVKDVVLPSSRENLWVVPATIQLAGAEIELTSQMARESRLKQALEKVKDDYDYILIDCPPSLGHLTINAFTASDSILIPVQCEYYALEGLSQLLNTVRLVQKHFNPELKIEGVLLTMLDARTNLGYEVVDEVKKYFRERVYKTIIPRNIRLSEAPSHGLSIIDYDARSRGAEVYLELAKEVLANG